The Paramisgurnus dabryanus chromosome 24, PD_genome_1.1, whole genome shotgun sequence genome contains the following window.
atcgatttcagacaggcatttttaatgggacactgCATGACATTGCATCTCCTAACCCTAAGGTTTATTCAAGTTTTGACATTTACTGGCTGCTGCTCTTATGCACACCGATGCACGCACACAGACAATGCCGGACATTCAGCACAAGTACAGAGCAGAGATCtctctcacgtcttaaagctacagtaacctAATTTATTTGTCAATAAtattaaagagaaaatcactcttTGCTCTTGACtgaaaaacttttacttttgaatcagtatttaattcatacaataaagaatGTGAAGTATTTTATTTTCAGTACTATTAACAGGCATTTTAAATTGCTTTATGTAGTAGGAATATTTGTCCGCGATTATGAGTATATTGCCATAAAATATTATGATTATCTTGCctagcttgtcagtgaactacggctctgtgtagtaaatgccgctcagGGCTCTAGAGTAGGAATGGCCACTTGAATGTGGCATCGACGATtgatcacgaaaacgatgaccatgtgggtttatttattatttatttattttatatcattTGGATATCTGGTTACAGGCGCCTGTGGTTGTAAAGATTGGGTGAGTGTTTTACGTCGACGTTAGCTGCGCAGAGCTTAGGTAGACCTTACGCAGACTGACATATGACAACAGTACCATGCATGATTCAAAAGCTTCCTTTGTGCACACTCGTGCCGTGGCAACCCCCGCTAATCCACGCAACGCTTTACACAGCCATTTTATGCAGTTTCTGTtacaaaacattaataataattttttttagctcTAGCCGCCACTGGAGGTGAGTAGCCTTGGTCCGTAAGACAAGACTGGATGTAGCCATGGATGATGAGAGAAAATTGCACCAGTGGCTTGCGTTAATTGGCTGGGCGCATTTAGCTTACGAAAGAACGATTGGATGCACGCTTTATTAATATGCGGCATTAGGTAATGAGCTACATAAAATCCAGTCCAGGCCAGAGGATAATTCTTGCTTGAATGTAAACCAGATGTGGATAAAATTAACAGAAATTTTGACTGGGGTGCCCAAACTTTCGCATGCCACTGTACATAAGACTTAGAATAAGCACGGATAATTGCAGAATTTAAAGGTAATTGGGTGTAAATATCTGAAAGCGCAAGAAAACATGGACTCAGTTAGCATTTCCGTGCTGTCTTAACCAATTGTGGGTATTTGCTCATTGTCTCAAGACTTGATGTTAGGtaagttaaacatttatttactgttgaattgattattttacaattatttttaacaatttactgtatgttttaGCTATGATGGAAGTAAAAGAAGAAGCCGAGGACCTAAATGAAGTGGAAGTAAAAGAGGAAACTGAAGAACTGAATAAAGTGGAGGAGAGTCAACAGGAACCTCCTGATGTCATCACTAAAGAGAATTCTCCTGATTGTTTACAAATATCAACTAAAAAAAGAGTAACCATACATTCAGTCAGCTCCCATCAGCATGGAAAGAGTTCCACAAGAAACGGACACCATATGAATGACAAGAGCATTAACAATAAGGAGAGACGTCACAAGTGCCagcagtgtggaaagagttatGCATTTAAGAGTAACCTTCAGACACATTTGAGAACTCGCACTGGAGAGAGGCCGCACAAATGCACacagtgtgaaaagagttttgTACATGCAGGCAGACTAAAGGATCATCTaaggattcacactggagagaaacctcacaCCTGccctcagtgtggaaagagttttacatGTAGGAGTAACCTTAGGAAACACTCAAAAACTCACACTGAAGAGAGATCGTACAAATGCactcagtgtggaaagagttttttACATGAAAGAAGACTTAAGTATCATCTaaggattcacactggagagaaaccttacacctgccctcagtgtggaaagagttttacatTAAGTAGTAACCTTTGCACACACTTGAAAACTCACACTGAAGAGAAGCCgtacaaatgcacacattgtGAAAAGATTTTTTTAGGTGCAGCAAAACTTAAGAATCATCTaaggattcacactggagagaaaccttacacctgcacacagtgtggaaagagttttgcaACTAATTCATCTCTTACACAGCATGCAgtgattcacactggagaaaaaccttacaacTGCCCtgagtgtgaaaagagttttgCACTGAAAAGACAGCTTAAGAATCACATAAGGATTCACACTGGGGAGAAACCTTACACCTGCcctcagtgtgaaaagagttttgCACTGAAAAGACAGCTTAAGAATCACATAAGGACTCACACTGGGGAGAAACCTTACACCTGCcctcagtgtgaaaagagtttcacAAGTGCAGCAAATCTCAAAAGTCACCAGAGCACTCACGTAGGAAGGCTCATTCGAATGTGAGGAgtgtagaaaaaaatattttcagcaGTTTCACAAAAAAGACAACAAAATCTTTGAGAGAGCACCAAACAATCCATACCGGAGAAAAAACATACACATGTTCACATTGCAAAAAAAGGGTTTTCATGAGATACGTTACTGTATGATAGAAGAAATACTGGAGAGAAGCCACATCACTGTACTctatgtggaaagagtttcacttCATCAAGTAGTGTAACAAGACAAgacataaaaatacatgttgtgGAAAGCAGTCACAAACCTTATTCTCAGATTCATAACTTCAATCAGGGGTCCCCAATTCTGCTCCTGGAGGCCCAGAGTCTCTTCAGAGTTAGGCTACAACTCAAATCAAGCTCACCTGAAGCAGATAATAAAGGTCTTACTTTTAGAAaatacgaaccacacacatgatgggctacatacatattgtgacgaacttcacatcgtgtgccctcgaaaaaagaagtcttGTCGCCTctggtgtccctttaaaataataattgacTGAtgaaattcaataaaaaaacaattaaattcatagtattcccaaaaatgtattttgtttcttcacaaacctatacaagaactgtaataaaaccattTAATAACAGcatttgaaaaagaaaacagcAGCTTGAGATGTCAGCAGTTATATTGCATTAATTTCTCTGCAAGGTTTACACTTAGGAAACTAAATAAACCATGTTTTAAATAGACCTAGTACAGACATGTTAGATTTGTATAACCACAGTTTTACAAAACAGACTATtgttaaacatgttttttgtaaCACACTCATGATTGCTTTGTGGTTACCATGTTTCATTACACAATATCTTTTTGGTTTTATTTGCAGTAATAGCAAGGTACATTTTTGTAAGGTTTACACTGACCTTATTAAACAATATCTCACAAAACGAGTACACTCCTCACAGTTTGTGTGGGCTTGCTAGCAAAGAAAGCATTAAATCATCCACAAATAGAAATTAAGTTAGCTTTAAGTAAAACTTAATTCAAGAGACATTCATATCATTTAAAGAAATGGCAAACATTATGGAACAGTGGATCTAAAGGAAGACATATCTTTCAGATTCAGGAGTATGTTGGAAATGAAAGAAAAAGATATGGAAATAGAAAACAGAATGTCATTATTTCAAAACTAAGAACTGGACATACAGCATTAAATTATAGTCTGTTTAAAATAGGTAAGCATGAATTGTGAGATTGTGACAAATGTGAAGAATTTGAAACCGTGCTGCATATTCTTAATGAGTGTTCAGTGAAAGGGAGATAAATTAAGACAAGAATTAGGATAGTTGGGAGTTCTTTCTTTAAAAGTATTATAAGGAAATGAGTCAATCAAGGCAATCAAGAGTAGCCGACatgaattattatttaaatacaagaaaaacacagaaacaataGATAGAATAGggtttttttgtatttcttcCAAATCTGTTCACACTCCGGATCAGTAGGCGGCGGTATTGCACCTTTACGCTGGTTTGCCAAACCGCCATTAAACACCAGAGGAAGAAAACTGAAACAGCAGCTGGACACAGAGCAGCGAACAAGAGGAAAATAAATCTACACACGTGCACTGGTAACTATACTTTCTCTCTTTATCTTTACTTAAACAAGTATCAATGTTTCAGTACACTATCACACGAGGAGTAATTTAAATGAGAACATTATCGTGATGTTATATTTCTGTATTTTATGTGTGAACCTGACTGCATACTGTCTGCTCAGATCAGAAATTAAGATCAAGACAAACATGAATGTATTTAATATTGATCTTATAGAGAAAGAAGAGGAAATTAAATCAGTCTTTAGTTTAAATTGAGGATAGTGTACAAAAACACCACAGCAGATTATTATCTTTATCTTCTGCtttatcatttacattttctcGTTTATACTTCAAATCATTGGGCCATTTTTATGGATTCTGATTTTAAtggttaaattaaatttctgtaATCATAAAGCATATATTATCAAtagaaaacattaaacaaatacaatttAACAACTTGCATATACGTATTTTACTTGTCACTACAACTATGATACTGACAAACAACCAAATTAtgtttacttattcatttaatCATAAGACaatactcatcttgttttactaCTCAGGTGTCtgtattaaatgcatatatatTAGTTATAAAAATTGTCTGTCAATAATAAATAGAAATAAAACACTACACAGTCcttactgtatgaattaaatgtaCAGCTACAAAAGTTATTCAGTTAAAAGTAGTAAGGGGTTTTAATTTTTGTTGTGTAATTGAAGATTTCTaactactgtcactttaagagcGCACTATTTCAATACACGGGTgaacatccagctgtttatgttcacttaaacaagaaagaacaCTCAGTTCAGTGATCACGCATGTGTTGACTGCCGATGCTCCTGTGTCAATTGTCTGAGGATAaatacgagctatacacgctgataaacAGACGTCAGGAGCGTTGCGTTACGTCCTAGGGTGGGAACTCACAGCCACACACTCATACAGTAggctatattcactgcagtggtggatccaTCTTTCCCGAATTTGTGAATGACCtctaaatatactttaaatgctgcaaaaaaaattgtctgCTCCATTTTGCAGTCTTCCATTTtccaaagtccatatttatactTGGATTTTGTGATTCCGTCCACGTTTTCCACATCGCGGGAATTATAGAGCCCTATACATGGTAACTATTGCTAGGTTTTAGTTCAAATTACAAAAGTTTAGAGCCAGACCGATATGTTCTTTTTTTGGTGGGGCAATGCCGATACGGACAATATATTGGCCAGTATGCtttgtgtatattatagtacagtattttaatcattttaaaaatatgatttttgtGTTGAGTATTTTCAAACATGCAGAACATAAAGGATTTTTGCTGTCTTTGCAGTTTAATATTCACATACTCTAGTTTATAGTGATTTGATTTATGTGTACTGACCTAtatcgctgattggacctgcagatttttgcaggagaaaacgaaactctacacagcagtcccagacgtagtaCTGGAGCGAAAttaaaattaagcggaagcacgaaagagggcggagccaggctaggtcctcgaggcccccctgacagaaagttttagatgtcttcttatttaaaacacctgattcaacttatcagcctACTTCAAAAATGataaacatgtctccctaacaagctgatgagttaaatcatgTACCCTAATGAGGCCGTAATATTTATTCTGGGGGAGTCCCCCCACCTTGCGGCCCCATCTGAGGCCACGTCACCCTTCGAGCACCCTTCTCACCTTTTTCACCCCGACCCGTTTTCATGCCTGTGTTGTGTAGTGCAAATCTCCATGACCAAGCTAACTTTGAGATATGTTGTTTAAAGGTCAGCTGGTCATCAAAGATAACTTGAGATTGTCTGACCTTGATGTGGTATCTTGATGTACCTAGCTGGATGGTGAAATCGTGCTGTACAGTTGGATTTGCAGGGAAGACAAAAAGCTCTGTCTTTGCCAGGTTGGCTGCAGGTGATGTCCCTTCATTCATGTTGAGATTCAGATTTGTGCAGCTACTGTGGGATCAACTGGTTGAAAGGAAAAGCTGTGTTTGATCAGCATAGCAATGCTAGGAGAAACCACGTGCCTCCATGATGGGACCCAGTGATGTAGTGTACATTGAAAATAACTGGGAACAGTTGATGTGCTTTGGATACCTCCCCTTTCACGGCAACCCTGAAAGAGATAGGATTATAACCAGTGAAGTGTGGTTTCTGTGATGCCCAGTGATGACACGGTGGACAGAAGGATCTGATAATTCACAGTGTCAAAAGCAATGAATAGATCTAGCAGAATGAGAACTGATCATTTGGAATAAGCCTTCGCAACAGGAAGCCTTCCTAATTCTGTTGTAGTGGCAAacacaaaaaatgcttttctgctgttttaatttgttaaaaGTTTAAAGGGACAAAAAGACAGTAAGATTTTTccaccatctagtggtgaaattgtaatttgcattcaaacgaatagtgctctctagcgcctcgctttccaaatgcgtgttgcaactacggtagccgttatgtaatcactgatctccttgtccatttcagctggttcacatgttctgaatgaaaacacgtTGTGGAAACGCCTTGGtgggctagtgctttttgtctaGCAGGATTGCAGGTTGTTATCGTGAAATAAACCATTTCAGTGTGAGACAGGACCCTCGCGacaggtcctgatcacactgttaTTTCTGCAATAACCTGCTGcgtatacattatcccttacttaatacatgttttattaatgaatttgtttttaaatacagttttgatttgttcattttagATACAATGGAAGTAAAGGAGAAAACTtatgaagaaataaataaagtggaGGAGAGACAGCAGGAGCCTCATGATGGCATCACTGAAGACAAATATTCTAATCGCTTACAAACATCATCCAAGATAAGAGGAGCCAAAAAATCTGCAAAAAAGACTTCAACAACAAAAAGACCCCCTAACGATAAGAAGAGACCTCACATTTGCCAGcactgtggaaagagttttacacTAAAAGCAAATCTTACATGTCACacaagaattcacactggagagaaaccttacaaatgcGCTCAGTGTGGGAAGTGTTTTACAGAGAAAGGAGGCCTTACAGCACATCAaaaaattcacactggagagaagtCGCACACATGTTCTCAGTGTGGAACGAGTTTCGTAAGAAAAGAGAGTCTTACAAGTCACacaagaattcacactggagagaaaccttacacctGCACTCAGTGTGGAAACagttttacacatttaaatacttttaagtTACACTTGAGAGCTCACACTGGAGAGAGACCTTACAAATGCACTgaatgtggaaagagttttaaacTAAAAGCATGCCTTACATCTCATGCATCAACTCACACTGGAGAGAGACCTCACACCTGctctcagtgtggaaagagttttacacGTACAGAACATCTGAAGGTACACTTGAGAACTCACACTGGAGTGAGACCGTACAACTGCACcgagtgtgaaaagagttttacaGAGAAGGGAAGCCTTACAGTACATCTAAAAACCCACACTGGAGAGAAGCCGTGTAAATGTactcagtgtggaaagagtttttcaCGTACAGatgttttaaagaaacatttgaTAACCCACACTGAAGAGAAGCCATACAAATGCActcagtgtgaaaagagttttacaCGTACAGatgttttaaagaaacatttgaaAACTCACACTGTAGAGGAGCCATACAAATGCGCTCAGAGCCTTACAGTAGATCTAAAAACCCACACTGAAATGAAGCCATTCAATTGTACtgtgtgtggaaagagtttGGCAAATAAAGAGACTCTTAAACGTCACACAAGGAtccacactggagaaaaaccttacacCTGCACTCAGTGTGGGAAGAGTTTCACACATTCAGATGTCTTGAAGTCACACTTAAGGACTCACACTGGAGAGAGGCCTTACAAATGTCTtcaatgtggaaagagttttacacagaaaaaaagctttttaactCATGCAAAGATTCACGCTGGAGAGAGACCTTACACCTGCAAGcactgtggaaagagttttatagAAAAAAGAAACCTGACATTTCATGTAAAAAATCACACTGGAGAGAAGCCGCACAAATGCgctcagtgtggaaagagttttacaagAAAATACATTCTTAAAAGTCACACaaggattcacactggagaaaaaccttacaactgcactcagtgtggaaagagttttataaGATCATCTGCTCTTAAAATTCACCAGCAATCTCATTCTGAAGAAGGATCATTCAGCTGTGATCAGTGTGGGAAAGGTTTTAAACGTAAATCACAGCTCATTTCTCATTTTAGGATTCATACAGGAGTGAAACCTTTCACCTGCACTGAGTGTGGAAAGGGTTTTACAGAGAAAGAAGAGTTTAAGAATCACCAAACAATTCACATCGGACAGAGACCTTTCAGTTGTTCTCAGTGTGAAAAAGGCTTTTTTAGAAGTTCGCACCTGAAAATTCACTTGAGAGTTCATTCGGCAGAGAAATCTTTCAGGTGTCCTCGGTGTGGAAAAAGTTTTACAACGCCAGCAGCTCTCAAAGTTCACCAGCGCACTCACTCTGGAAAAAAATCATTCAGCTGTGATGAGTGTGGGAAAAAATTTGTTTCAGCATCACTCCTAAAAAGTCACCAAAGAACTCATGCCGATGAATAGGTTCACTCGTGTTCTGTTTGTAAAGAGTTTTTTGCTGATTGAATATTTGAAAATACACCAGAGAATACAAACTGGTTATGAAGTTCATGTGTGCTTTGATTGTGGAAAATTCTTTGCGTCAGCAGGAGCCTTGAATAGACACCTAAAGATCTATACTGAAAAGAAATCATAAGTGTGTTCGCATTGTGGAAAGAGGTTCACTCATTTAAGTTCATGTAAGATACATCAGAGAGCTCATACTGGATGTGGAGAATGATGATGTGGACCTGTGTTGCAGTGATTTTGAAGGGTATAGGACACTACTGTCTCTTGTTACCTTATGTGCATTTAGATTCTCAGTTGTAAAATGAAATTTGTTTGTCATTGGTTGTCTTTCAAATAGCTTTTGTTCTTTCTCTGTTGGTGAATAAAGTTAAAACTGCATGTGCACTACCGTTTAAAAGTTTTAGGTCACTGAAATCTTCATGTCATGATCTTACATTTATTATCTGTAAATATatgctaaaatgttttaaattacttttgtagagaaaaatatattcatgagtttgcattaacatgtaattaaCATGTTGCTTGCCGTTTGAGGGGAGGGCTTCAAGCTCGGAATATTAGCCCAAACCCAGATTCCCCCCCTTTTTTGTACCTGGGATAGGTACACCAGCAGAGAGTGAGgcgatggggtggaggagggaccCAAAAAACTGTCACAGAACAGAGGTGAGGGACGGCCAAATATTAGAGACCTCTTTGTGACGATTGTTTGGGATTGAGTTCCtcccgaacatgtttttttcacaaaaacgGCAAGAGTCATTCAGGTCCATTACTATTACATTTAGTAACTTATAGAAATCTCTCCATCAAACTTTTTCATGAAACACTTCCCCATGGATTCTTTTCCGTTGCTCTAATTACGTCACCTTCTTTGTTGCCCTGATTGGTCGtggcgctatcctattgcgtgcagaggcattttgagggacaaccttttATCCCGCCCCTCGGATTGAGCCATCTGTGTGacgagttgccagaccttacatcttgatgtaagTCTGGCTAACCAGTCTAtgtattttgtataatacaatgtgttaatCTGTGATGATGAACATAGCAGTTTATCATCCCAGGAAACATTAGAACCATATGAAATGATATTTTGTCTCActgtgtattttggtgttttaACCTAACTATGAAGGAGTGACTGGAGTAGCATGAATGTCTAACGTTTTCCCTTAATTACTGGGCTGTACCGTTAAGGCATACATAATTTGATATAAGTTTTGAGTGTAAGTAATTGCATCTAAATGTGAAATGATTATGTTACTATGTGTACAGTGTTATTCAGTAAATGAGGTTAAGTGTTTTGAATCTGTTTAAGATTTAAAGAGAACAATTCTTTGTCATGTGTAGTGTGTGTCAAACATCCCTTGTAAATGGTATGATCCATTTAGTTTGGCGGGAAGAGCTCCTCAAGGAAGGTATTATGAGGGTTAACAGGTGGATGATTAAGGAGGTAGTGTGTGTGTCTGAGGTGAGACCACATGTAGAGGCTCATGCCTCAAAACAAGGTTTTAACCTGTTTGCTGCTCACAGCATGATGTGTTTTTATACAAATTGAAAATGGACTATGTAACAAGAATTTTTTGAGTGTTTTTGGTGAGCACTATATGAACACGGCTGGTGAAAATAAACACCTTGGAATTGAAAAGACTGCCAAAGTTTTCTGCTCCCTTTATTACCTTTTCCGGGCCTCTCCAGCAATACACACGGTACGACACATGGTGGCAGCGGTGCTTCCAGGCCTTAAAGGAAAGTGAGCGGCGAGGAAGAGAAGTTTTTTTTTGGCAGTCCCAGCTGTGCCTCGTTTAAGTGAAAGCGACTGTGAGCAACTGGTGGCGGACGGAAAATGCCACCAAAGAAACAAGATGGAGCTAAGAGCAAAGATTGCAGAGCAGCAGATCAGCCAGAGGAAGCAAGTTCATCTCCAGGTGTGGATGAAAGAACCCCAGGAAATGCTTCAGAGCAGATTGCTACAATGCTGCAAACTTTTCTACATAGTCAACAACAAAGAGAAGATCGCTTGGAAAAGGAAGCGCAACGTCATGAACATAAATATCGGACGCTTCAACACCAATTTGTACAACTACAATCTGAAATTCACCAAGAGCGACAGGAACGACTGGCGAAAGAAGCATCAGCGGTAAGCGATATGTCAGCGCCTTCATATGGAAACTCTGCTTTAACTGGTCGTTACAATCGGTTACAGACACAAAGTGACGGGGCTACATCAGCGGCTACGGATAGAGCCGCAATGACAACACAAGATAATGAATCCACAAGTTTTAATAACCCAAGAATGTTACCATGGACAAAGGATGAGGACATTGAACACTATTTAATGACTTTTGAGCGAATTGCTCACGCTTGCAGATGGCCACAGCGAGATTGGGTGTTACATCTCTTACCACTTTTAACCGGTAAAGCAAGAGCAGCTTATGTTGCCATGGACCCTGATAACTCGTTGGACTATGACTGTGTCAAGCAAGTAATACTGGAGAAGTTTGAAATTAACCCTGAAACATTCCGACAGCGGTTCAGAGCATACAACCAACCAGATGATGAAACGCCGCGAGAAATGTATGTAAGATTGAAAGAACTCTACGAAAAGTGGATGAACCCTTCGCAAAGATCCAAACAAGAGATTGGTGACCAAATAGTGCTTGAACAGTTTCTCAAGTTGTTGAATCCTGAAGTAAGAACATGGGTGAAGCAGAACGGCCCGACTTCATGTAAACAAGCAGCAGAAATGGCAGAGATGTTTATAGCTGCGAGGCGATCGTTACATCAACCGAGACGATGGCGAGGCACCAACTACAGCTCAACCGGTAAGTCTGGGGATGCTAAGGGTAGTGGTCTGATAAATTTCGATGCCGATAACCGAATGTTACAAACTAGTTTTAACCGGAGTAACGTTAACAGTATGCAAACAGGCAGCGTTGGTCAATACAGTAGAAAATCTGTAATTATATGTCATGGATGTGGCCAGTCTGGGCATAAAAAAGCAGATTGTCCTGCGCTAAATGTGACTAATACACGCCTAGCGTATGAGTTAAGATCGTCGGTGAGACTAAACGAAATTGAACTGAACACTGACACTGTAATTGATGTGAAGATAGGAAGCACAACGTATAAAGCACTGGTCGATTCAGGTTCAAGTCAAACTTTAGTTAGATCAGAGTGTGTAGGAAAGTCAAATATGCTGAAGTATGATAAACTCAGAGTTTGTTGTATCCATGGAGATGAAAAAGAGTACCCTAAAACTGAAATGGTGATTGAAATCGAAGGCCAAGCATACAGTTTAACTGTTGGGGTAATTGACAAAGCACCGTATCCAGTGATATTAGGCAGAGATATACCTGTGTTGGTGGATTTGTtacaaaatgacaaaaatgtagCGGACGCTATGGTGATAACAAGGGCACAATCTAAGGAAAATGAGGTtattaaacagtttttgcagGATTTACCTCTTAATGTGATTTCTAAAGATAGAAAATCTAAGAGAGAGAAACGTTTTGCTAAAGTTGTGGGTACTGAAATGGTTGAAGATATGCCAAAACCAAGCACAGATGATCTTGAGCTAATTCCACATGATATTGGGCAGTTACAAAGGCAGGATGAAACTCTTAAACCATTGTTTGAGAAAGCCAAGGCTAATAACACAGCATCAACATTAATTTTGAAAGATCAACTAgtaataaaaaatgacaaattgtACTTAGTAAGTGCTGAAGATGAAAGATTGGTAATACCCGAGTCAATGAGGTTAAAGGTG
Protein-coding sequences here:
- the LOC135741158 gene encoding uncharacterized protein, whose product is MMEVKEEAEDLNEVEVKEETEELNKVEESQQEPPDVITKENSPDCLQISTKKRVTIHSVSSHQHGKSSTRNGHHMNDKSINNKERRHKCQQCGKSYAFKSNLQTHLRTRTGERPHKCTQCEKSFVHAGRLKDHLRIHTGEKPHTCPQCGKSFTCRSNLRKHSKTHTEERSYKCTQCGKSFLHERRLKYHLRIHTGEKPYTCPQCGKSFTLSSNLCTHLKTHTEEKPYKCTHCEKIFLGAAKLKNHLRIHTGEKPYTCTQCGKSFATNSSLTQHAVIHTGEKPYNCPECEKSFALKRQLKNHIRIHTGEKPYTCPQCEKSFALKRQLKNHIRTHTGEKPYTCPQCEKSFTSAANLKSHQSTHVGRLIRINSKGFFVFLPNLFTLRISRRRYCTFTLVCQTAIKHQRKKTETAAGHRAANKRKINLHTCTDTMEVKEKTYEEINKVEERQQEPHDGITEDKYSNRLQTSSKIRGAKKSAKKTSTTKRPPNDKKRPHICQHCGKSFTLKANLTCHTRIHTGEKPYKCAQCGKCFTEKGGLTAHQKIHTGEKSHTCSQCGTSFVRKESLTSHTRIHTGEKPYTCTQCGNSFTHLNTFKLHLRAHTGERPYKCTECGKSFKLKACLTSHASTHTGERPHTCSQCGKSFTRTEHLKVHLRTHTGVRPYNCTECEKSFTEKGSLTVHLKTHTGEKPCKCTQCGKSFSRTDVLKKHLITHTEEKPYKCTQCEKSFTRTDVLKKHLKTHTVEEPYKCAQSLTVDLKTHTEMKPFNCTVCGKSLANKETLKRHTRIHTGEKPYTCTQCGKSFTHSDVLKSHLRTHTGERPYKCLQCGKSFTQKKSFLTHAKIHAGERPYTCKHCGKSFIEKRNLTFHVKNHTGEKPHKCAQCGKSFTRKYILKSHTRIHTGEKPYNCTQCGKSFIRSSALKIHQQSHSEEGSFSCDQCGKGFKRKSQLISHFRIHTGVKPFTCTECGKGFTEKEEFKNHQTIHIGQRPFSCSQCEKGFFRSSHLKIHLRVHSAEKSFRCPRCGKSFTTPAALKVHQRTHSGKKSFSCDECGKKFVSASLLKSHQRTHADE